In Lemur catta isolate mLemCat1 chromosome 1, mLemCat1.pri, whole genome shotgun sequence, one DNA window encodes the following:
- the CELF6 gene encoding CUGBP Elav-like family member 6 isoform X8, producing MNRPIQVKPAASEGRGEDRKLFVGMLGKQQGEEDVRRLFQPFGHIEECTVLRSPDGTSKGCAFVKFGSQGEAQAAIQGLHGSRTMAGASSSLVVKLADTDRERALRRMQQMAGQLGAFHPAPLPLGACGAYTTAILQHQAALLAAAQGPGLGPVAAVAAQMQHVAAFSLVAAPLLPAAANSPAGGGPGTLPGLPAPIGVNGFGPLTPQANGQPGSDTLYNNGLSPYPAAYPSAYAPVSTAFSQQPSALPQQQREGPEGCNLFIYHLPQEFGDAELIQTFLPFGAVVSAKVFVDRATNQSKCFGFVSFDNPTSAQTAIQAMNGFQIGMKRLKVQLKRPKDANRPY from the exons AGGACCGAAAGCTGTTTGTGGGGATGCTGGGCAAACAGCAGGGCGAGGAGGACGTCAGACGCCTGTTCCAGCCTTTTGGCCATATCGAGGAGTGCACTGTCCTGCGGAGCCCAGATGGCACCAGTAAAG GCTGTGCCTTTGTGAAGTTCGGGAGTCAAGGAGAAGCTCAGGCGGCCATCCAGGGTCTGCACGGCAGCCGGACCATGGCG GGCGCCTCGTCCAGCCTTGTGGTCAAGCTGGCGGACACGGACCGGGAGCGCGCGCTGCGGCGCATGCAGCAGATGGCCGGCCAGCTGGGCGCCTTCCACCCCGCGCCACTGCCGCTCGGGGCCTGCGGCGCCTACACCACTGCG ATCTTGCAGCACCAGGCGGCCCTGCTGGCGGCGGCGCAGGGCCCGGGCCTAGGTCCGGTGGCAGCAGTGGCGGCCCAGATGCAGCACGTGGCGGCCTTCAGCCTGGTGGCCGCGCCTCTGTTGCCCGCAGCAG CCAACTCCCCGGCCGGCGGCGGCCCTGGCACGCTCCCAGGTCTCCCGGCGCCCATCGGGGTCAATGGATTCGGGCCCCTGACCCCGCAGGCCAACGGGCAGCCGGGCTCTGACACGCTCTACAATAACGGGCTCTCCCCTTACCCAG CAGCCTATCCGTCGGCCTATGCCCCCGTGAGCACAGCTTTTTCCCAGCAGCCTTCAGCCCTGCCCCAGCAGCAAAGAGAAG GCCCGGAAGGCTGTAACCTCTTCATCTATCACCTGCCTCAGGAGTTTGGTGATGCGGAACTCATACAAACATTCCTGCCCTTCGGAGCTGTTGTCTCTGCCAAAGTCTTCGTGGATCGAGCCACCAACCAGAGCAAGTGTTTTG GGTTTGTTAGTTTTGACAATCCAACCAGTGCCCAGACTGCTATTCAGGCCATGAATGGCTTTCAAATTGGCATGAAGAGGCTCAAGGTCCAGCTAAAGCGGCCCAAGGATGCCAACCGGCCTTACTGA
- the CELF6 gene encoding CUGBP Elav-like family member 6 isoform X13, translating to MNRPIQVKPAASEGRGEDRKLFVGMLGKQQGEEDVRRLFQPFGHIEECTVLRSPDGTSKGCAFVKFGSQGEAQAAIQGLHGSRTMAGASSSLVVKLADTDRERALRRMQQMAGQLGAFHPAPLPLGACGAYTTAILQHQAALLAAAQGPGLGPVAAVAAQMQHVAAFSLVAAPLLPAAAANSPAGGGPGTLPGLPAPIGVNGFGPLTPQANGQPGSDTLYNNGLSPYPAQSPGVADPLQQAYAGMHHYAAAYPSAYAPVSTAFSQQPSALPQQQREGPEGCNLFIYHLPQEFGDAELIQTFLPFGFVSFDNPTSAQTAIQAMNGFQIGMKRLKVQLKRPKDANRPY from the exons AGGACCGAAAGCTGTTTGTGGGGATGCTGGGCAAACAGCAGGGCGAGGAGGACGTCAGACGCCTGTTCCAGCCTTTTGGCCATATCGAGGAGTGCACTGTCCTGCGGAGCCCAGATGGCACCAGTAAAG GCTGTGCCTTTGTGAAGTTCGGGAGTCAAGGAGAAGCTCAGGCGGCCATCCAGGGTCTGCACGGCAGCCGGACCATGGCG GGCGCCTCGTCCAGCCTTGTGGTCAAGCTGGCGGACACGGACCGGGAGCGCGCGCTGCGGCGCATGCAGCAGATGGCCGGCCAGCTGGGCGCCTTCCACCCCGCGCCACTGCCGCTCGGGGCCTGCGGCGCCTACACCACTGCG ATCTTGCAGCACCAGGCGGCCCTGCTGGCGGCGGCGCAGGGCCCGGGCCTAGGTCCGGTGGCAGCAGTGGCGGCCCAGATGCAGCACGTGGCGGCCTTCAGCCTGGTGGCCGCGCCTCTGTTGCCCGCAGCAG CAGCCAACTCCCCGGCCGGCGGCGGCCCTGGCACGCTCCCAGGTCTCCCGGCGCCCATCGGGGTCAATGGATTCGGGCCCCTGACCCCGCAGGCCAACGGGCAGCCGGGCTCTGACACGCTCTACAATAACGGGCTCTCCCCTTACCCAG cccagagccccgGCGTGGCTGACCCCCTGCAGCAGGCCTACGCTGGGATGCATCACTACGCAG CAGCCTATCCGTCGGCCTATGCCCCCGTGAGCACAGCTTTTTCCCAGCAGCCTTCAGCCCTGCCCCAGCAGCAAAGAGAAG GCCCGGAAGGCTGTAACCTCTTCATCTATCACCTGCCTCAGGAGTTTGGTGATGCGGAACTCATACAAACATTCCTGCCCTTC GGGTTTGTTAGTTTTGACAATCCAACCAGTGCCCAGACTGCTATTCAGGCCATGAATGGCTTTCAAATTGGCATGAAGAGGCTCAAGGTCCAGCTAAAGCGGCCCAAGGATGCCAACCGGCCTTACTGA
- the CELF6 gene encoding CUGBP Elav-like family member 6 isoform X26 produces MNRPIQVKPAASEGRGGNFPLSQPPTTEDRKLFVGMLGKQQGEEDVRRLFQPFGHIEECTVLRSPDGTSKGCAFVKFGSQGEAQAAIQGLHGSRTMAGASSSLVVKLADTDRERALRRMQQMAGQLGAFHPAPLPLGACGAYTTAILQHQAALLAAAQGPGLGPVAAVAAQMQHVAAFSLVAAPLLPAAAANSPAGGGPGTLPGLPAPIGVNGFGPLTPQANGQPGSDTLYNNGLSPYPAQSPGVADPLQQAYAGMHHYAGFTGPAYPSAYAPVSTAFSQQPSALPQQQREGFVSFDNPTSAQTAIQAMNGFQIGMKRLKVQLKRPKDANRPY; encoded by the exons CTTTCACAGCCACCTACGACTG AGGACCGAAAGCTGTTTGTGGGGATGCTGGGCAAACAGCAGGGCGAGGAGGACGTCAGACGCCTGTTCCAGCCTTTTGGCCATATCGAGGAGTGCACTGTCCTGCGGAGCCCAGATGGCACCAGTAAAG GCTGTGCCTTTGTGAAGTTCGGGAGTCAAGGAGAAGCTCAGGCGGCCATCCAGGGTCTGCACGGCAGCCGGACCATGGCG GGCGCCTCGTCCAGCCTTGTGGTCAAGCTGGCGGACACGGACCGGGAGCGCGCGCTGCGGCGCATGCAGCAGATGGCCGGCCAGCTGGGCGCCTTCCACCCCGCGCCACTGCCGCTCGGGGCCTGCGGCGCCTACACCACTGCG ATCTTGCAGCACCAGGCGGCCCTGCTGGCGGCGGCGCAGGGCCCGGGCCTAGGTCCGGTGGCAGCAGTGGCGGCCCAGATGCAGCACGTGGCGGCCTTCAGCCTGGTGGCCGCGCCTCTGTTGCCCGCAGCAG CAGCCAACTCCCCGGCCGGCGGCGGCCCTGGCACGCTCCCAGGTCTCCCGGCGCCCATCGGGGTCAATGGATTCGGGCCCCTGACCCCGCAGGCCAACGGGCAGCCGGGCTCTGACACGCTCTACAATAACGGGCTCTCCCCTTACCCAG cccagagccccgGCGTGGCTGACCCCCTGCAGCAGGCCTACGCTGGGATGCATCACTACGCAGGTTTCACTGGGC CAGCCTATCCGTCGGCCTATGCCCCCGTGAGCACAGCTTTTTCCCAGCAGCCTTCAGCCCTGCCCCAGCAGCAAAGAGAAG GGTTTGTTAGTTTTGACAATCCAACCAGTGCCCAGACTGCTATTCAGGCCATGAATGGCTTTCAAATTGGCATGAAGAGGCTCAAGGTCCAGCTAAAGCGGCCCAAGGATGCCAACCGGCCTTACTGA
- the CELF6 gene encoding CUGBP Elav-like family member 6 isoform X7 gives MNRPIQVKPAASEGRGEDRKLFVGMLGKQQGEEDVRRLFQPFGHIEECTVLRSPDGTSKGCAFVKFGSQGEAQAAIQGLHGSRTMAGASSSLVVKLADTDRERALRRMQQMAGQLGAFHPAPLPLGACGAYTTAILQHQAALLAAAQGPGLGPVAAVAAQMQHVAAFSLVAAPLLPAAAQSPGVADPLQQAYAGMHHYAAAYPSAYAPVSTAFSQQPSALPQQQREGPEGCNLFIYHLPQEFGDAELIQTFLPFGAVVSAKVFVDRATNQSKCFGFVSFDNPTSAQTAIQAMNGFQIGMKRLKVQLKRPKDANRPY, from the exons AGGACCGAAAGCTGTTTGTGGGGATGCTGGGCAAACAGCAGGGCGAGGAGGACGTCAGACGCCTGTTCCAGCCTTTTGGCCATATCGAGGAGTGCACTGTCCTGCGGAGCCCAGATGGCACCAGTAAAG GCTGTGCCTTTGTGAAGTTCGGGAGTCAAGGAGAAGCTCAGGCGGCCATCCAGGGTCTGCACGGCAGCCGGACCATGGCG GGCGCCTCGTCCAGCCTTGTGGTCAAGCTGGCGGACACGGACCGGGAGCGCGCGCTGCGGCGCATGCAGCAGATGGCCGGCCAGCTGGGCGCCTTCCACCCCGCGCCACTGCCGCTCGGGGCCTGCGGCGCCTACACCACTGCG ATCTTGCAGCACCAGGCGGCCCTGCTGGCGGCGGCGCAGGGCCCGGGCCTAGGTCCGGTGGCAGCAGTGGCGGCCCAGATGCAGCACGTGGCGGCCTTCAGCCTGGTGGCCGCGCCTCTGTTGCCCGCAGCAG cccagagccccgGCGTGGCTGACCCCCTGCAGCAGGCCTACGCTGGGATGCATCACTACGCAG CAGCCTATCCGTCGGCCTATGCCCCCGTGAGCACAGCTTTTTCCCAGCAGCCTTCAGCCCTGCCCCAGCAGCAAAGAGAAG GCCCGGAAGGCTGTAACCTCTTCATCTATCACCTGCCTCAGGAGTTTGGTGATGCGGAACTCATACAAACATTCCTGCCCTTCGGAGCTGTTGTCTCTGCCAAAGTCTTCGTGGATCGAGCCACCAACCAGAGCAAGTGTTTTG GGTTTGTTAGTTTTGACAATCCAACCAGTGCCCAGACTGCTATTCAGGCCATGAATGGCTTTCAAATTGGCATGAAGAGGCTCAAGGTCCAGCTAAAGCGGCCCAAGGATGCCAACCGGCCTTACTGA
- the CELF6 gene encoding CUGBP Elav-like family member 6 isoform X23, protein MNRPIQVKPAASEGRGEDRKLFVGMLGKQQGEEDVRRLFQPFGHIEECTVLRSPDGTSKGCAFVKFGSQGEAQAAIQGLHGSRTMAGASSSLVVKLADTDRERALRRMQQMAGQLGAFHPAPLPLGACGAYTTAILQHQAALLAAAQGPGLGPVAAVAAQMQHVAAFSLVAAPLLPAAAANSPAGGGPGTLPGLPAPIGVNGFGPLTPQANGQPGSDTLYNNGLSPYPAQSPGVADPLQQAYAGMHHYAAAYPSAYAPVSTAFSQQPSALPQQQREGFVSFDNPTSAQTAIQAMNGFQIGMKRLKVQLKRPKDANRPY, encoded by the exons AGGACCGAAAGCTGTTTGTGGGGATGCTGGGCAAACAGCAGGGCGAGGAGGACGTCAGACGCCTGTTCCAGCCTTTTGGCCATATCGAGGAGTGCACTGTCCTGCGGAGCCCAGATGGCACCAGTAAAG GCTGTGCCTTTGTGAAGTTCGGGAGTCAAGGAGAAGCTCAGGCGGCCATCCAGGGTCTGCACGGCAGCCGGACCATGGCG GGCGCCTCGTCCAGCCTTGTGGTCAAGCTGGCGGACACGGACCGGGAGCGCGCGCTGCGGCGCATGCAGCAGATGGCCGGCCAGCTGGGCGCCTTCCACCCCGCGCCACTGCCGCTCGGGGCCTGCGGCGCCTACACCACTGCG ATCTTGCAGCACCAGGCGGCCCTGCTGGCGGCGGCGCAGGGCCCGGGCCTAGGTCCGGTGGCAGCAGTGGCGGCCCAGATGCAGCACGTGGCGGCCTTCAGCCTGGTGGCCGCGCCTCTGTTGCCCGCAGCAG CAGCCAACTCCCCGGCCGGCGGCGGCCCTGGCACGCTCCCAGGTCTCCCGGCGCCCATCGGGGTCAATGGATTCGGGCCCCTGACCCCGCAGGCCAACGGGCAGCCGGGCTCTGACACGCTCTACAATAACGGGCTCTCCCCTTACCCAG cccagagccccgGCGTGGCTGACCCCCTGCAGCAGGCCTACGCTGGGATGCATCACTACGCAG CAGCCTATCCGTCGGCCTATGCCCCCGTGAGCACAGCTTTTTCCCAGCAGCCTTCAGCCCTGCCCCAGCAGCAAAGAGAAG GGTTTGTTAGTTTTGACAATCCAACCAGTGCCCAGACTGCTATTCAGGCCATGAATGGCTTTCAAATTGGCATGAAGAGGCTCAAGGTCCAGCTAAAGCGGCCCAAGGATGCCAACCGGCCTTACTGA
- the CELF6 gene encoding CUGBP Elav-like family member 6 isoform X9 — protein sequence MNRPIQVKPAASEGRGEDRKLFVGMLGKQQGEEDVRRLFQPFGHIEECTVLRSPDGTSKGCAFVKFGSQGEAQAAIQGLHGSRTMAGASSSLVVKLADTDRERALRRMQQMAGQLGAFHPAPLPLGACGAYTTAILQHQAALLAAAQGPGLGPVAAVAAQMQHVAAFSLVAAPLLPAAAANSPAGGGPGTLPGLPAPIGVNGFGPLTPQANGQPGSDTLYNNGLSPYPAQSPGVADPLQQAYAGMHHYAGPAAYPSAYAPVSTAFSQQPSALPQQQREGPEGCNLFIYHLPQEFGDAELIQTFLPFGFVSFDNPTSAQTAIQAMNGFQIGMKRLKVQLKRPKDANRPY from the exons AGGACCGAAAGCTGTTTGTGGGGATGCTGGGCAAACAGCAGGGCGAGGAGGACGTCAGACGCCTGTTCCAGCCTTTTGGCCATATCGAGGAGTGCACTGTCCTGCGGAGCCCAGATGGCACCAGTAAAG GCTGTGCCTTTGTGAAGTTCGGGAGTCAAGGAGAAGCTCAGGCGGCCATCCAGGGTCTGCACGGCAGCCGGACCATGGCG GGCGCCTCGTCCAGCCTTGTGGTCAAGCTGGCGGACACGGACCGGGAGCGCGCGCTGCGGCGCATGCAGCAGATGGCCGGCCAGCTGGGCGCCTTCCACCCCGCGCCACTGCCGCTCGGGGCCTGCGGCGCCTACACCACTGCG ATCTTGCAGCACCAGGCGGCCCTGCTGGCGGCGGCGCAGGGCCCGGGCCTAGGTCCGGTGGCAGCAGTGGCGGCCCAGATGCAGCACGTGGCGGCCTTCAGCCTGGTGGCCGCGCCTCTGTTGCCCGCAGCAG CAGCCAACTCCCCGGCCGGCGGCGGCCCTGGCACGCTCCCAGGTCTCCCGGCGCCCATCGGGGTCAATGGATTCGGGCCCCTGACCCCGCAGGCCAACGGGCAGCCGGGCTCTGACACGCTCTACAATAACGGGCTCTCCCCTTACCCAG cccagagccccgGCGTGGCTGACCCCCTGCAGCAGGCCTACGCTGGGATGCATCACTACGCAGG tccagCAGCCTATCCGTCGGCCTATGCCCCCGTGAGCACAGCTTTTTCCCAGCAGCCTTCAGCCCTGCCCCAGCAGCAAAGAGAAG GCCCGGAAGGCTGTAACCTCTTCATCTATCACCTGCCTCAGGAGTTTGGTGATGCGGAACTCATACAAACATTCCTGCCCTTC GGGTTTGTTAGTTTTGACAATCCAACCAGTGCCCAGACTGCTATTCAGGCCATGAATGGCTTTCAAATTGGCATGAAGAGGCTCAAGGTCCAGCTAAAGCGGCCCAAGGATGCCAACCGGCCTTACTGA
- the CELF6 gene encoding CUGBP Elav-like family member 6 isoform X11, producing the protein MNRPIQVKPAASEGRGEDRKLFVGMLGKQQGEEDVRRLFQPFGHIEECTVLRSPDGTSKGCAFVKFGSQGEAQAAIQGLHGSRTMAGASSSLVVKLADTDRERALRRMQQMAGQLGAFHPAPLPLGACGAYTTAILQHQAALLAAAQGPGLGPVAAVAAQMQHVAAFSLVAAPLLPAAAANSPAGGGPGTLPGLPAPIGVNGFGPLTPQANGQPGSDTLYNNGLSPYPAQSPGVADPLQQAYAGMHHYAGPAAYPSAYAPVSTAFSQQPSALPQQQREGPEGCNLFIYHLPQEFGDAELIQTFLPFGAVVSAKVFVDRATNQSKCFGFVSFDNPTSAQTAIQAMNGFQIGMKRLKVQLKRPKDANRPY; encoded by the exons AGGACCGAAAGCTGTTTGTGGGGATGCTGGGCAAACAGCAGGGCGAGGAGGACGTCAGACGCCTGTTCCAGCCTTTTGGCCATATCGAGGAGTGCACTGTCCTGCGGAGCCCAGATGGCACCAGTAAAG GCTGTGCCTTTGTGAAGTTCGGGAGTCAAGGAGAAGCTCAGGCGGCCATCCAGGGTCTGCACGGCAGCCGGACCATGGCG GGCGCCTCGTCCAGCCTTGTGGTCAAGCTGGCGGACACGGACCGGGAGCGCGCGCTGCGGCGCATGCAGCAGATGGCCGGCCAGCTGGGCGCCTTCCACCCCGCGCCACTGCCGCTCGGGGCCTGCGGCGCCTACACCACTGCG ATCTTGCAGCACCAGGCGGCCCTGCTGGCGGCGGCGCAGGGCCCGGGCCTAGGTCCGGTGGCAGCAGTGGCGGCCCAGATGCAGCACGTGGCGGCCTTCAGCCTGGTGGCCGCGCCTCTGTTGCCCGCAGCAG CAGCCAACTCCCCGGCCGGCGGCGGCCCTGGCACGCTCCCAGGTCTCCCGGCGCCCATCGGGGTCAATGGATTCGGGCCCCTGACCCCGCAGGCCAACGGGCAGCCGGGCTCTGACACGCTCTACAATAACGGGCTCTCCCCTTACCCAG cccagagccccgGCGTGGCTGACCCCCTGCAGCAGGCCTACGCTGGGATGCATCACTACGCAGG tccagCAGCCTATCCGTCGGCCTATGCCCCCGTGAGCACAGCTTTTTCCCAGCAGCCTTCAGCCCTGCCCCAGCAGCAAAGAGAAG GCCCGGAAGGCTGTAACCTCTTCATCTATCACCTGCCTCAGGAGTTTGGTGATGCGGAACTCATACAAACATTCCTGCCCTTCGGAGCTGTTGTCTCTGCCAAAGTCTTCGTGGATCGAGCCACCAACCAGAGCAAGTGTTTTG GGTTTGTTAGTTTTGACAATCCAACCAGTGCCCAGACTGCTATTCAGGCCATGAATGGCTTTCAAATTGGCATGAAGAGGCTCAAGGTCCAGCTAAAGCGGCCCAAGGATGCCAACCGGCCTTACTGA
- the CELF6 gene encoding CUGBP Elav-like family member 6 isoform X32 codes for MNRPIQVKPAASEGRGGNFPLSQPPTTEDRKLFVGMLGKQQGEEDVRRLFQPFGHIEECTVLRSPDGTSKGCAFVKFGSQGEAQAAIQGLHGSRTMAGASSSLVVKLADTDRERALRRMQQMAGQLGAFHPAPLPLGACGAYTTILQHQAALLAAAQGPGLGPVAAVAAQMQHVAAFSLVAAPLLPAAAANSPAGGGPGTLPGLPAPIGVNGFGPLTPQANGQPGSDTLYNNGLSPYPAQSPGVADPLQQAYAGMHHYAGPAAYPSAYAPVSTAFSQQPSALPQQQREGFVSFDNPTSAQTAIQAMNGFQIGMKRLKVQLKRPKDANRPY; via the exons CTTTCACAGCCACCTACGACTG AGGACCGAAAGCTGTTTGTGGGGATGCTGGGCAAACAGCAGGGCGAGGAGGACGTCAGACGCCTGTTCCAGCCTTTTGGCCATATCGAGGAGTGCACTGTCCTGCGGAGCCCAGATGGCACCAGTAAAG GCTGTGCCTTTGTGAAGTTCGGGAGTCAAGGAGAAGCTCAGGCGGCCATCCAGGGTCTGCACGGCAGCCGGACCATGGCG GGCGCCTCGTCCAGCCTTGTGGTCAAGCTGGCGGACACGGACCGGGAGCGCGCGCTGCGGCGCATGCAGCAGATGGCCGGCCAGCTGGGCGCCTTCCACCCCGCGCCACTGCCGCTCGGGGCCTGCGGCGCCTACACCACT ATCTTGCAGCACCAGGCGGCCCTGCTGGCGGCGGCGCAGGGCCCGGGCCTAGGTCCGGTGGCAGCAGTGGCGGCCCAGATGCAGCACGTGGCGGCCTTCAGCCTGGTGGCCGCGCCTCTGTTGCCCGCAGCAG CAGCCAACTCCCCGGCCGGCGGCGGCCCTGGCACGCTCCCAGGTCTCCCGGCGCCCATCGGGGTCAATGGATTCGGGCCCCTGACCCCGCAGGCCAACGGGCAGCCGGGCTCTGACACGCTCTACAATAACGGGCTCTCCCCTTACCCAG cccagagccccgGCGTGGCTGACCCCCTGCAGCAGGCCTACGCTGGGATGCATCACTACGCAGG tccagCAGCCTATCCGTCGGCCTATGCCCCCGTGAGCACAGCTTTTTCCCAGCAGCCTTCAGCCCTGCCCCAGCAGCAAAGAGAAG GGTTTGTTAGTTTTGACAATCCAACCAGTGCCCAGACTGCTATTCAGGCCATGAATGGCTTTCAAATTGGCATGAAGAGGCTCAAGGTCCAGCTAAAGCGGCCCAAGGATGCCAACCGGCCTTACTGA
- the CELF6 gene encoding CUGBP Elav-like family member 6 isoform X22 has protein sequence MNRPIQVKPAASEGRGGNFPLSQPPTTEDRKLFVGMLGKQQGEEDVRRLFQPFGHIEECTVLRSPDGTSKGCAFVKFGSQGEAQAAIQGLHGSRTMAGASSSLVVKLADTDRERALRRMQQMAGQLGAFHPAPLPLGACGAYTTILQHQAALLAAAQGPGLGPVAAVAAQMQHVAAFSLVAAPLLPAAAANSPAGGGPGTLPGLPAPIGVNGFGPLTPQANGQPGSDTLYNNGLSPYPAQSPGVADPLQQAYAGMHHYAGPAAYPSAYAPVSTAFSQQPSALPQQQREGPEGCNLFIYHLPQEFGDAELIQTFLPFGFVSFDNPTSAQTAIQAMNGFQIGMKRLKVQLKRPKDANRPY, from the exons CTTTCACAGCCACCTACGACTG AGGACCGAAAGCTGTTTGTGGGGATGCTGGGCAAACAGCAGGGCGAGGAGGACGTCAGACGCCTGTTCCAGCCTTTTGGCCATATCGAGGAGTGCACTGTCCTGCGGAGCCCAGATGGCACCAGTAAAG GCTGTGCCTTTGTGAAGTTCGGGAGTCAAGGAGAAGCTCAGGCGGCCATCCAGGGTCTGCACGGCAGCCGGACCATGGCG GGCGCCTCGTCCAGCCTTGTGGTCAAGCTGGCGGACACGGACCGGGAGCGCGCGCTGCGGCGCATGCAGCAGATGGCCGGCCAGCTGGGCGCCTTCCACCCCGCGCCACTGCCGCTCGGGGCCTGCGGCGCCTACACCACT ATCTTGCAGCACCAGGCGGCCCTGCTGGCGGCGGCGCAGGGCCCGGGCCTAGGTCCGGTGGCAGCAGTGGCGGCCCAGATGCAGCACGTGGCGGCCTTCAGCCTGGTGGCCGCGCCTCTGTTGCCCGCAGCAG CAGCCAACTCCCCGGCCGGCGGCGGCCCTGGCACGCTCCCAGGTCTCCCGGCGCCCATCGGGGTCAATGGATTCGGGCCCCTGACCCCGCAGGCCAACGGGCAGCCGGGCTCTGACACGCTCTACAATAACGGGCTCTCCCCTTACCCAG cccagagccccgGCGTGGCTGACCCCCTGCAGCAGGCCTACGCTGGGATGCATCACTACGCAGG tccagCAGCCTATCCGTCGGCCTATGCCCCCGTGAGCACAGCTTTTTCCCAGCAGCCTTCAGCCCTGCCCCAGCAGCAAAGAGAAG GCCCGGAAGGCTGTAACCTCTTCATCTATCACCTGCCTCAGGAGTTTGGTGATGCGGAACTCATACAAACATTCCTGCCCTTC GGGTTTGTTAGTTTTGACAATCCAACCAGTGCCCAGACTGCTATTCAGGCCATGAATGGCTTTCAAATTGGCATGAAGAGGCTCAAGGTCCAGCTAAAGCGGCCCAAGGATGCCAACCGGCCTTACTGA
- the CELF6 gene encoding CUGBP Elav-like family member 6 isoform X31, with translation MNRPIQVKPAASEGRGGNFPLSQPPTTEDRKLFVGMLGKQQGEEDVRRLFQPFGHIEECTVLRSPDGTSKGCAFVKFGSQGEAQAAIQGLHGSRTMAGASSSLVVKLADTDRERALRRMQQMAGQLGAFHPAPLPLGACGAYTTILQHQAALLAAAQGPGLGPVAAVAAQMQHVAAFSLVAAPLLPAAAANSPAGGGPGTLPGLPAPIGVNGFGPLTPQANGQPGSDTLYNNGLSPYPAQSPGVADPLQQAYAGMHHYAGFTGPAYPSAYAPVSTAFSQQPSALPQQQREGFVSFDNPTSAQTAIQAMNGFQIGMKRLKVQLKRPKDANRPY, from the exons CTTTCACAGCCACCTACGACTG AGGACCGAAAGCTGTTTGTGGGGATGCTGGGCAAACAGCAGGGCGAGGAGGACGTCAGACGCCTGTTCCAGCCTTTTGGCCATATCGAGGAGTGCACTGTCCTGCGGAGCCCAGATGGCACCAGTAAAG GCTGTGCCTTTGTGAAGTTCGGGAGTCAAGGAGAAGCTCAGGCGGCCATCCAGGGTCTGCACGGCAGCCGGACCATGGCG GGCGCCTCGTCCAGCCTTGTGGTCAAGCTGGCGGACACGGACCGGGAGCGCGCGCTGCGGCGCATGCAGCAGATGGCCGGCCAGCTGGGCGCCTTCCACCCCGCGCCACTGCCGCTCGGGGCCTGCGGCGCCTACACCACT ATCTTGCAGCACCAGGCGGCCCTGCTGGCGGCGGCGCAGGGCCCGGGCCTAGGTCCGGTGGCAGCAGTGGCGGCCCAGATGCAGCACGTGGCGGCCTTCAGCCTGGTGGCCGCGCCTCTGTTGCCCGCAGCAG CAGCCAACTCCCCGGCCGGCGGCGGCCCTGGCACGCTCCCAGGTCTCCCGGCGCCCATCGGGGTCAATGGATTCGGGCCCCTGACCCCGCAGGCCAACGGGCAGCCGGGCTCTGACACGCTCTACAATAACGGGCTCTCCCCTTACCCAG cccagagccccgGCGTGGCTGACCCCCTGCAGCAGGCCTACGCTGGGATGCATCACTACGCAGGTTTCACTGGGC CAGCCTATCCGTCGGCCTATGCCCCCGTGAGCACAGCTTTTTCCCAGCAGCCTTCAGCCCTGCCCCAGCAGCAAAGAGAAG GGTTTGTTAGTTTTGACAATCCAACCAGTGCCCAGACTGCTATTCAGGCCATGAATGGCTTTCAAATTGGCATGAAGAGGCTCAAGGTCCAGCTAAAGCGGCCCAAGGATGCCAACCGGCCTTACTGA